CCTGGAGATCCGTGCTGAGTGCGAGCGTGGACTCATACGGTTTGCACTGGATCTGGCCTGTGCTCTGTGTCACGCAGCTCATCCAAATGCCTTCCCACATGGTTTCTGAGGTGACGATGGTGGTTCCAACAAAGGCTGTCACACGCCACATAGGGAAGACACAGGACAGGAGAGCTCCAACCCAACCCAAAAGAGCCAAAGAACTGGCCAGCATTTGCATGCCCAGGGAAGCCATGTCTTACTCAGaacctttaaataataaatgtccaCACAGCTGAATCTCAGTTGGTCTTTCTGCAATGATGTCTGGCTTTGGTCTGCTTGGCTTTCCAAACCTAAAGTGCAATGCCCTCCATTCTTCTCTTGTAATAAGATTCCACAGAACCGATCCTGAGTGAGGTCACTTCCTTCTGTTCACATTCTTAGCAAAGGCCTTTTCTTTAATATTCATACACACTCTCTCGCACCTTTCCTGTCTGCTGAGTTTTCACTCTAGTGACAGTCATGAGGTGTTTATGTGTTGAAAAAGAGAGAACCTATGAGGAGGCGTGTGCAGTAAATGAGACCATGCCCTCCATTGGCCTCCACATTACCAGCCTAACCAGATTCCTATTTCTAGGTTTAGACAATGTGGGCGGATCACATATGTAGTGGTAGATGGTCTACTGTGTAGTTGGGGATGGGATCTGGTTCAGGTGTTTGTACCTCACTTGTTTTCAGATATATTGTGTACAAGTTTGATTTGCAGGTCATGTGTCTGGTGTTTTATGTCTCATGCCAGGCGTTGACCTATTTTATGTGCCATTTTATGTgttaagaaaaaacaaacattggaTTCTAGGCGATTTTTGAACGATAAATGGCAAAATAACAAGATTGTTGTcaattttgtctcatttttccCTCAGTTTACCTTCCACAGATTTGTATTAATAACGAAATATGAGTCACCGAaacttttattacattagacACTTTTcatgacatatcttaaaacaaaaagaatgcTGAAGTTACCCTCATTTGTCTTGTCATATCAAAGAAATGTTACGTATTTGTGAGTCATAGCTTGTATTGGCAAGAGGACAACAGGGCGTAGTGAGGAAAATGGTTTTTAGAAAAACACTCGAAAAAAAgattgggttatttcaacccagcgttgggtcaaaaatgtacaaatccaaccgttgggttatgaATTAAACTTTGTTTCAACCTAAAATGCCCGGTTGGCAAAAATAAACCATATGCTggattaatttaacccaaccgtcgggtttgtccatttttgacccaatgatgggttgaaataacccaacattttttagtgTCCACCGAGGTTGCGTATATTTAAAGATTCAAACGATAACAGGAAGTGAAACTATgaataaaactttttaaaacgtTATTTAAATGATTGACTGGAAATTAGTTTTTAGTTTGGTTTCAGggcatttttctttgtgttgcaTAACGGTAATACATTTCATAATGtggtaaaatattaaatatgaatataatcaATTACACAAAGTTAAGATCTTTCgaatttttaatgtgtttattaaaaacaatgtcacTTTAGTAAACAATTAACACTTCATATATAGCTCAATTATGTATTAAGTAATCATAcagaaattatttaaatgaaagaCATTTTGGATTACACATCGTACAACCGTTCAAACGACTAGAACCACTTATTCATtacttattaatatttttctaGATTGAAGGGTtagtaataaaattaaaaacatatatacaaataataacaaaaacaatacctGATGATGATAATTATTTTGTGAGAATACTTGAACAAATCAAAGCTATATGTGAGTTTCTTCAAAGTACAGATAGCTACCAATTGCCTTGAATTTTCAGATTTGACATTTTATCAGCCAGTTTCTTCAGGTCTCAcactgagatgctttttaaacagtattgaagtaGTTCCCATCTATGCTGGGCTCTTGGCTGCATTTTcttccatttaaaaaataaataaataaaatgtttgttgccTAATGAAAGAAGTTATTATATTTtcagaattattttttataattaaaaaatttcAAATATGTAAGCAGATGCCTTtatatcaaataatatttaagatcacaaaataCATTTGAGTCAAATGATCCTAAACTTGAACGGTAGTGTATGTACACACTGTATACagctgtatatacacacacacacacacacacacacatcttttttcagattttagatTTCCATATGACAGAAGCTTTTTACTGGCATTAGCTAGTGCACTAAATGCAGAGACAAACCCCTGGGGGATTGTGGGTTTCCAGAATAGGGACACAACAGTGATGAAGGTGACACGATCACCGTACTAGACAACAGTGACAAAGTTCATATATTCTGCAAATTTCTTTACAATTAAGGTACAAACCACATTATGAACAATTTCAATGTGtgttattaaacattttgttcaaaatcaATTGTCCTCAGAGTTTCCTATCAATTCCTTCCCGACTCACTTTCATTTAGGTTCAGTTGATCTTTCCTTTTCAAACATAAGCTTTGCTGCTGGTCACAGATCTGGCCTGAGAATATTTCACATTGTGTGGAACGTCATCACTTGGAGGACACGAGCTGCAGAGAAGACCTCCGCCCAGGAGAAGCAAACCAGCAGAAGCCCAGCCGATGTAAAGCGATTCCCCGAGCTCTCTCCTCTGGCCGTCGACTAATGTGGGGTTATAAAAGTCTCTGATTATGGTGTTCGCTGTCCAGCAAACAGGAACGAGAACAAGAACTCCGGCAATAATAAAGATGACCCCGCTGGCGATGGCAACCTTTGCCTTAGATGCCTCGTCTTCCACAAAGTTGGTGCACTTCCCTCCGACAATGCACAGGATGACTCCAAACACCCCGGCGATGATGGCAACTATGACCAAGGCTCTCGCACCCTGCAGATCTTGAGGAAGGGCAAGCAGAGAGTCATAGACCTTACACTGCATCTGCCCTGTGCTTTGAACCACACAGTTCATCCACAGACCTTCCCAAATGTTCTGCGAGGTTACGATGTTGGCTCCAATGAACGCCGACACCTTCCAGTTGGGCAAGCCACAGATGACAATGCTTCCCAAAAATCCGAGGATGGCCAGGGAAATGCCCAATATTTGACGTCCTGTGGACACCATGACTTTCAGTGTCGTATAGCTTTAAAAGAACAAATCCAGGAGGACAAAAGTTGCTGTTTGCCTCAGCGACTGTTTGCAATGTTTGTGTTAAGTGTAACCTTCAGTTGTAGGTTAGGCTGCTAAAAGATAGGGCAGGGTTTGAGTATAGAAACCAGTTTTCAGAACTTACCCGTTAGACTTGATTCCTTCTGGCCATTGTAAATGTTGAGACCAAAGCTGTCTGACCTGTTTCGGGTGGACTGTTaccagaaacaaacaaaaaaatgtttgaaactATCGTCTTCCTTCTCAATGTCCGGTCAAAAAATGAATTCAGATCCCAGTTTTCAGAGTGTTTGTGTAATGTCTGGTAATACAAACTGCC
The Triplophysa rosa linkage group LG19, Trosa_1v2, whole genome shotgun sequence genome window above contains:
- the LOC130570618 gene encoding claudin-4-like, with translation MVSTGRQILGISLAILGFLGSIVICGLPNWKVSAFIGANIVTSQNIWEGLWMNCVVQSTGQMQCKVYDSLLALPQDLQGARALVIVAIIAGVFGVILCIVGGKCTNFVEDEASKAKVAIASGVIFIIAGVLVLVPVCWTANTIIRDFYNPTLVDGQRRELGESLYIGWASAGLLLLGGGLLCSSCPPSDDVPHNVKYSQARSVTSSKAYV